The Beijerinckiaceae bacterium RH AL1 genome has a segment encoding these proteins:
- a CDS encoding Drug resistance transporter, EmrB/QacA subfamily (ID:RHAL1_03437;~source:Prodigal:2.6), with amino-acid sequence MTLDRSTRWLAMALLCLGDLMIVLDVTVVNVALPTIRGDLGFSEAGLAWVVNAYMVTFGGFLLLGGRLGDLYGPRRMFLVGVAMFTLASLGCGLAPTQGALVAARAIQGCGGAVVSAVALSLIVTLFQAQDERAKAMGVFGFVSAAGGSIGVMLGGLLTQTLGWHWIFLINVPIGLGVLLASWRLLPADAVPAERGSLDVAGAFTVTLAMLLAVYAIVGGNEAGWLSPRTLGLLAVSLALALTFLAIEARVAAPLVPLKLLTLRGLAIANTIGLLWAAAMFAAFFLSGLYLQLVLHDTPLQVGLAFLPTNLLMAAFSLGLSARIVLRFGNRGPIVAGLAMIAVGLALLARAPTDAGFALDLLPAFVLQGLGAGIALNPLLMAAMGEVGPDESGLASGLINTAFMLGGALGLAILASLAAARTTALAAGGADAVEALNGGYHAAFWMGAGFATVATLVGLGITGRAAEGEVLRPAAAHD; translated from the coding sequence ATGACCCTCGACCGCTCGACCCGCTGGCTCGCCATGGCGCTGCTCTGCCTCGGCGACCTGATGATCGTGCTCGACGTCACGGTGGTGAACGTCGCGCTGCCGACGATCCGCGGCGACCTCGGCTTCAGCGAGGCCGGGCTCGCCTGGGTCGTCAACGCCTACATGGTCACCTTCGGCGGCTTCCTGCTGCTCGGCGGCCGGCTCGGCGACCTCTACGGGCCGCGCCGCATGTTCCTCGTCGGCGTAGCAATGTTCACGCTGGCCTCGCTCGGCTGCGGGCTGGCGCCGACGCAGGGCGCGCTCGTCGCGGCGCGCGCGATCCAGGGTTGCGGCGGCGCCGTGGTCTCGGCGGTGGCGCTCTCGCTCATCGTGACGCTGTTCCAGGCGCAGGACGAGCGCGCCAAAGCGATGGGCGTGTTCGGCTTCGTCTCGGCCGCCGGCGGCAGCATCGGCGTGATGCTCGGCGGCCTGCTGACGCAGACGCTCGGCTGGCACTGGATCTTCCTCATCAACGTGCCGATCGGGCTCGGCGTCCTCCTCGCTTCGTGGCGGCTGCTGCCGGCCGACGCGGTGCCTGCAGAGCGCGGGTCGCTCGACGTCGCCGGCGCGTTCACCGTGACGCTCGCCATGCTGCTCGCGGTCTACGCCATCGTCGGCGGCAACGAGGCGGGCTGGCTGTCGCCGCGCACCCTCGGCCTGCTGGCGGTGAGCCTCGCGCTGGCGCTGACCTTCCTGGCGATCGAGGCGCGCGTCGCGGCGCCGCTGGTGCCGCTGAAGCTGCTCACCCTGCGCGGGCTGGCGATCGCCAACACGATCGGCCTGCTCTGGGCAGCGGCGATGTTCGCGGCGTTCTTCCTCTCCGGCCTCTACCTGCAGCTCGTGCTGCACGACACGCCGCTGCAGGTCGGCCTCGCCTTTCTGCCGACGAACCTGCTCATGGCCGCCTTCTCGCTCGGCCTTTCGGCACGGATCGTCCTGCGCTTCGGCAATCGCGGGCCGATCGTCGCCGGCCTGGCGATGATCGCCGTCGGGCTCGCGCTGCTCGCGCGGGCGCCGACCGACGCCGGCTTCGCGCTCGACCTGCTGCCCGCCTTCGTGCTGCAGGGCCTCGGCGCGGGCATCGCGCTCAACCCGCTGCTGATGGCCGCGATGGGCGAGGTTGGGCCGGACGAGTCCGGGCTCGCCTCTGGCCTCATCAACACCGCCTTCATGCTCGGCGGCGCGCTCGGCCTCGCGATCCTGGCGAGCCTCGCCGCTGCGCGAACGACCGCGCTGGCCGCCGGCGGGGCGGACGCCGTGGAGGCGCTGAACGGGGGGTATCACGCGGCGTTCTGGATGGGCGCGGGCTTTGCGACTGTGGCGACGCTTGTCGGTCTTGGCATCACCGGCAGGGCGGCGGAGGGTGAGGTGCTGCGGCCGGCGGCGGCGCACGACTGA
- a CDS encoding exported protein of unknown function (ID:RHAL1_03438;~source:Prodigal:2.6) yields MATRRALAGLILLASAAAPAAAAPMSHADAEAPAARAAADERPACAWPAGVKRCTRIASPAKRLDCFDELTGHGN; encoded by the coding sequence ATGGCGACGCGACGGGCTCTCGCGGGTCTCATCCTGCTGGCGTCGGCCGCCGCGCCCGCCGCCGCGGCGCCCATGTCCCACGCCGACGCGGAGGCTCCCGCGGCGCGCGCGGCGGCCGACGAGCGGCCGGCCTGCGCGTGGCCCGCCGGCGTCAAGCGCTGCACCCGGATCGCGAGCCCCGCCAAGCGGCTGGACTGCTTCGACGAGCTGACCGGCCACGGCAACTAG
- a CDS encoding protein of unknown function (ID:RHAL1_03439;~source:Prodigal:2.6), translated as MDGHGTRNGLQHERRRARLRALGTKAEKDPRSLSLKDLDDICDLVAKVCSPTAPIREPAAAAKQRLPEPFVPLTPEPHLRAELQALLRVAHAAEYVASHVYGMAKAQQEVALDAKWKTEGAAPATEPDDATWRQLLTKHLSESGGDL; from the coding sequence ATGGATGGCCATGGGACACGCAACGGTCTGCAGCATGAGCGGCGGCGCGCCCGGCTCCGGGCCCTCGGCACCAAGGCCGAGAAGGACCCGCGGTCCCTGAGCCTGAAGGATCTCGACGACATCTGCGACCTCGTCGCGAAGGTCTGCTCGCCCACCGCGCCGATCCGCGAGCCAGCGGCGGCCGCCAAGCAGCGCCTGCCGGAGCCCTTCGTGCCGCTGACGCCCGAGCCCCACCTGCGCGCCGAGCTGCAGGCGCTCCTGCGGGTCGCCCATGCCGCGGAATATGTCGCCTCGCACGTCTACGGCATGGCCAAGGCGCAGCAGGAAGTGGCGCTCGATGCCAAGTGGAAGACGGAAGGCGCCGCGCCGGCGACGGAGCCGGACGACGCGACGTGGCGGCAGCTCCTGACGAAGCACCTCAGCGAGAGCGGCGGCGACCTCTGA
- a CDS encoding Porin (ID:RHAL1_03440;~source:Prodigal:2.6), whose product MWGRAFLCLLTVALAAPSARAEDDDADGVRQKPQQRSPAANFRQVIGADEVDGPSIFEGVPALNPIDAFRDQLRDRFGVYLHGAYVGDPYGDLGGGMRRGATFSGRLDVEIDIDTAKTIGVPNGTVHANMFQIHGRDLSRDFVGNFLTSNDVAALPSTKLYELWYEQSFGDELSVRAGQQGIDVEFLTSSYGGNFIDATFGWPALPSENLPDGGPAYPLAAPALRVKYKPTKNVAILAAVFDGKPAGPCAGEPQACDPTGTNFRVSDPPLAILEAQIRYNQGEQASGLPGRVKLGAFGYFGRADDQRFAFGGVPLALGGPPLTHALNGGAYGIVDQQVYRLPDAGAPDDGKDTKDDGRDDDTAKGIGVFARVIGAPADRNPVDLYADAGVSALGLVPGRPNDQFGIAAAVAKISGAAIAADEAAVALGDLRVARSFEAVFEATYQAEVVPGFSLQPTFQYVVHPGGNVANPYAANLAPIPDAEIFGVTTIVRF is encoded by the coding sequence GTGTGGGGTCGCGCGTTCTTGTGCCTGCTGACGGTCGCCCTCGCGGCGCCTTCCGCGCGGGCCGAGGATGACGACGCCGACGGCGTGCGGCAGAAGCCGCAGCAGCGCAGCCCCGCCGCGAACTTCCGCCAGGTGATCGGCGCCGACGAGGTCGACGGCCCGTCGATCTTCGAAGGCGTCCCGGCGCTCAATCCCATCGACGCGTTCCGCGACCAGCTGCGCGACCGCTTCGGGGTCTACCTGCACGGCGCCTACGTCGGCGACCCCTACGGCGACCTCGGCGGCGGCATGCGGCGCGGCGCGACCTTCAGCGGCCGGCTCGATGTCGAGATCGACATCGACACCGCCAAGACGATCGGGGTGCCCAACGGCACCGTGCACGCCAACATGTTCCAGATCCACGGGCGCGACCTGTCGCGCGACTTCGTCGGCAACTTCCTCACCTCGAACGACGTCGCGGCGCTGCCGTCGACCAAGCTCTACGAGCTCTGGTACGAGCAAAGCTTTGGCGACGAACTATCCGTGCGCGCCGGCCAGCAGGGCATCGACGTCGAGTTCTTGACGAGCAGCTACGGCGGCAACTTCATCGATGCGACGTTCGGCTGGCCGGCCCTGCCGTCGGAGAACCTGCCGGACGGCGGGCCGGCCTATCCGCTTGCGGCGCCGGCACTGCGCGTGAAGTACAAGCCTACGAAGAACGTCGCGATCCTCGCCGCGGTGTTCGACGGCAAGCCCGCGGGCCCGTGCGCCGGCGAGCCGCAGGCCTGCGATCCCACCGGCACGAACTTCCGCGTGTCCGATCCGCCGCTGGCCATCCTCGAGGCGCAGATCCGCTACAACCAGGGTGAGCAGGCGTCCGGGTTGCCCGGTCGCGTGAAGCTCGGCGCCTTCGGCTATTTCGGCCGCGCCGACGACCAGCGCTTCGCGTTCGGCGGCGTCCCGCTGGCGCTCGGCGGCCCGCCGCTCACGCACGCCTTGAACGGCGGCGCCTACGGGATCGTCGACCAGCAGGTCTATCGCCTGCCGGATGCCGGCGCGCCCGACGACGGCAAGGACACGAAGGACGACGGGCGCGACGACGACACCGCGAAAGGCATCGGCGTCTTCGCCCGGGTCATTGGCGCGCCGGCCGACCGCAACCCCGTCGACCTCTATGCCGACGCCGGTGTCTCCGCGCTCGGCCTGGTGCCGGGACGTCCGAACGACCAGTTCGGTATCGCCGCCGCCGTCGCGAAGATCTCGGGCGCCGCGATCGCCGCCGACGAGGCCGCCGTGGCGCTCGGTGACTTGCGGGTGGCGCGCAGCTTCGAGGCGGTCTTCGAGGCGACTTACCAGGCCGAGGTGGTGCCCGGCTTCAGCCTGCAGCCGACCTTCCAGTACGTTGTCCATCCCGGCGGCAACGTCGCCAATCCCTACGCCGCGAACCTCGCGCCGATCCCCGACGCCGAGATTTTCGGCGTGACGACGATCGTCCGCTTCTGA
- the ydfF gene encoding putative HTH-type transcriptional regulator YdfF (ID:RHAL1_03441;~source:Prodigal:2.6): MDHGPKIAQVAQLVGDPARANMLARLMDGRALTAMELAEVAGVSPQTTSGHLAKLQGTGLLSVARQGRHRYFRLASADIARLLEAIMVVAPATAAPKAGVPAGGRRDADKLREARTCYDHLAGRVAVAVADSLAARSCLDLTPDGGDVTPRGLAFFEEAGITLPTASRRRAYCRPCLDWSERRPHIAGAVGAAILSHALDRGWLRRLKETRALDLTPVGRRAFADTFGVRLDG; the protein is encoded by the coding sequence ATGGATCACGGGCCGAAGATCGCGCAGGTGGCCCAGCTCGTCGGCGATCCGGCCCGCGCCAACATGCTCGCGCGGCTGATGGACGGCCGCGCGCTAACCGCCATGGAGCTTGCCGAGGTCGCCGGCGTGTCGCCGCAAACGACCAGCGGCCATCTCGCAAAGCTGCAGGGCACCGGCCTGCTGTCTGTCGCGCGGCAGGGCCGCCACCGGTACTTTCGTCTGGCCTCGGCCGACATCGCCCGCCTCCTCGAGGCGATCATGGTGGTGGCGCCTGCGACCGCCGCGCCGAAGGCCGGCGTCCCAGCCGGCGGCCGGCGCGACGCCGACAAGCTCCGCGAGGCCCGGACCTGCTACGACCACCTCGCCGGGCGTGTCGCCGTGGCGGTCGCGGATTCGCTCGCCGCGCGCAGCTGCCTCGACCTCACGCCCGACGGCGGCGACGTCACGCCCCGAGGCCTCGCGTTCTTCGAAGAAGCGGGCATCACGCTGCCCACGGCCTCGCGCCGCCGTGCCTACTGCCGGCCCTGCCTCGACTGGAGCGAACGGCGCCCGCATATCGCCGGCGCGGTCGGCGCGGCGATCCTGAGCCATGCGCTCGATCGCGGCTGGCTGCGCCGGCTGAAGGAGACGCGCGCCCTCGACCTGACGCCCGTCGGGCGCCGGGCCTTCGCCGACACCTTTGGGGTCCGGCTCGACGGGTGA
- a CDS encoding Phosphoglycerate mutase (ID:RHAL1_03442;~source:Prodigal:2.6), producing the protein MLLRHAKAVQQSRGDDFARDLQDKGRRDAALLGAYLRGHDLVPDVALVSASARTRQTFDGLRATIEAPVAARYDDDLYNATAGEIRTMLRATQPGVRSLMVVGHNPGIADLAVMLARDGDLAEIGRMRARFAPCSLAVITCNVEEWADVAATGGRLDLFLQPEDLG; encoded by the coding sequence ATGCTGCTGCGCCATGCCAAGGCCGTGCAGCAGTCGCGCGGCGACGACTTTGCGCGCGACCTGCAGGACAAGGGGCGGCGCGATGCCGCCCTGCTCGGGGCCTACCTGCGCGGGCACGACCTCGTGCCCGACGTCGCCCTGGTCTCCGCCTCGGCGCGGACCCGCCAGACCTTCGATGGGTTGCGGGCGACGATCGAGGCGCCCGTGGCCGCGCGCTACGACGACGATCTCTACAACGCGACGGCCGGCGAGATCCGCACCATGCTGCGGGCGACGCAGCCCGGCGTGCGCTCGCTGATGGTGGTCGGCCACAACCCCGGCATCGCCGACCTCGCGGTGATGCTGGCGCGCGACGGCGACCTCGCCGAGATCGGCCGCATGCGCGCCCGCTTCGCGCCCTGCAGCCTCGCCGTCATCACCTGCAATGTGGAGGAGTGGGCCGACGTCGCCGCCACGGGCGGCCGCCTCGACCTGTTCCTGCAGCCCGAGGATCTCGGATAG
- a CDS encoding Phasin protein (ID:RHAL1_03443;~source:Prodigal:2.6) produces MAENIPGADAAMGSYATGTKTLQTFASEIQRMSKESMEQATALMEQLRSARSMEEVVTIQTTFLQKSFSSYAEYTRRFSELMITMPMELARQGQSAFQQNTDRMMQTAQRVGDEAQKAGEAMKNEAMKEV; encoded by the coding sequence ATGGCCGAGAACATCCCAGGTGCCGACGCCGCGATGGGCAGCTACGCGACCGGAACGAAGACGCTTCAGACCTTCGCGAGCGAGATCCAGCGGATGTCGAAGGAATCGATGGAGCAGGCGACGGCCCTGATGGAGCAGCTCCGCAGCGCGCGGTCCATGGAGGAGGTCGTCACGATCCAGACGACGTTTCTGCAGAAGAGCTTCTCGAGCTACGCCGAGTACACCCGCCGCTTCAGCGAGCTCATGATCACCATGCCGATGGAGCTGGCGCGCCAGGGCCAGTCCGCGTTCCAGCAGAACACGGATCGCATGATGCAGACCGCGCAGCGCGTCGGCGACGAGGCGCAGAAGGCCGGCGAGGCCATGAAGAACGAGGCGATGAAGGAAGTCTGA
- the efeU gene encoding Ferrous iron permease EfeU (ID:RHAL1_03444;~source:Prodigal:2.6) — protein sequence MLVAFLIMLREGIEASLIVGIIASYLAQTGRRQYLGAVWAGVGIAAAICAAIGVALTYASAEFPQRQQEMFESAVALVAVVILTSMVFWMKSAAKSIKGALHDKVDASIATSHNAALALVAMAFFAVGREGLESVFFLLAIFQQSTGYSVPLGALLGLLGAVAVGLLIYWGGVKLDLRRFFRVTGVFIIVVAAGLLAGFVRTMHEAGLWNGLQQVVADWSQVLPADGPLGTVLAGMFGYNDNPTLGEVAIYFAYLIPALILFFLPARQSVPVPHHA from the coding sequence ATGCTCGTTGCGTTCCTCATCATGCTGCGCGAGGGGATCGAGGCCTCCCTCATCGTCGGCATCATCGCCAGCTACCTCGCCCAGACGGGCCGCCGGCAATATCTCGGCGCGGTCTGGGCCGGCGTCGGCATCGCCGCGGCGATCTGCGCGGCCATCGGCGTCGCGCTGACCTATGCCAGCGCCGAGTTCCCGCAGCGCCAGCAGGAGATGTTCGAGAGCGCGGTGGCGCTCGTCGCGGTGGTCATCCTGACCTCGATGGTCTTCTGGATGAAGTCGGCGGCGAAATCGATCAAGGGCGCGCTGCACGACAAGGTCGACGCCTCGATCGCCACCTCGCACAACGCCGCGCTGGCGCTCGTCGCGATGGCCTTCTTCGCCGTCGGCCGCGAGGGGCTCGAGTCGGTGTTCTTCCTGCTCGCGATCTTCCAGCAGAGCACCGGCTACAGCGTTCCGCTCGGCGCCCTGCTCGGGCTCCTCGGCGCCGTCGCCGTCGGGCTGCTCATCTACTGGGGCGGGGTGAAGCTCGACCTGCGCCGCTTCTTCCGCGTCACCGGCGTCTTCATCATCGTCGTCGCCGCGGGCCTGCTCGCCGGCTTCGTGCGGACGATGCACGAGGCGGGGCTGTGGAACGGCCTGCAGCAGGTCGTCGCCGACTGGAGCCAGGTGCTGCCCGCTGACGGGCCGCTCGGCACCGTGCTCGCCGGCATGTTCGGCTACAACGACAACCCGACGCTCGGCGAGGTCGCGATCTACTTCGCCTATCTCATCCCCGCGCTGATCCTGTTCTTCCTGCCGGCCCGCCAGAGCGTGCCGGTGCCGCACCACGCCTGA
- the efeO gene encoding ferrous iron transport binding protein (ID:RHAL1_03445;~source:Prodigal:2.6), whose translation MSTLRFLLATSSLGLALAAGAAAAQVPPKVEVTINDKGCEPTTLTVAPGKTAFQIKNNSHRGVEWEILKDHMVVDERENIIPGFTSTLTTKLDPDEYEMTCGLLSNPRGKLIVKVATKGEEEPTPTNLDQIIVTYKSYVAGEVDHLVANTRALVDAVKAGKLEEAQKAYAPAHMYYERIEPVAEVFDDLDKSMDSRADDFEKKEADPKFSGYHRLEYGLFHERSTKGLEGYADQLMKDAEDLKGRIANLKITPKVLVGGASELIEEVASKKISGEEDRYSKTDLWDFRANLDGAQKIVKLLHGDIERRDPKLLARIDTNFAKVDAGLDKYKAGAGFESYDALKTTDKSALKGPITALAEDLAKLRGTLGID comes from the coding sequence ATGAGCACCCTGCGTTTCCTCCTCGCCACGTCGTCGCTCGGGCTGGCGCTCGCCGCCGGCGCGGCCGCTGCCCAGGTCCCGCCGAAGGTTGAGGTGACGATCAACGACAAGGGCTGCGAGCCGACGACCCTGACCGTCGCGCCGGGCAAGACCGCCTTCCAGATCAAGAACAACAGCCATCGCGGCGTCGAGTGGGAGATCTTGAAGGACCACATGGTCGTCGACGAGCGCGAGAACATCATCCCGGGCTTCACCTCGACGCTGACCACCAAGCTCGACCCCGACGAGTACGAGATGACCTGCGGCCTGCTTTCGAACCCGCGGGGCAAGCTGATCGTCAAGGTCGCGACGAAGGGCGAGGAGGAGCCGACGCCGACGAACCTCGACCAGATCATCGTCACCTACAAGAGCTACGTCGCCGGCGAGGTGGACCACCTCGTCGCCAACACCAGGGCGCTCGTCGACGCGGTGAAGGCCGGCAAGCTCGAGGAGGCGCAGAAGGCGTATGCGCCGGCGCACATGTACTACGAGCGCATCGAGCCCGTCGCCGAGGTCTTCGACGATCTCGACAAGAGCATGGACTCGCGCGCCGACGACTTCGAGAAGAAGGAAGCCGATCCGAAGTTCTCCGGCTACCACCGCCTCGAGTACGGCCTGTTCCACGAGAGGTCGACGAAGGGCCTCGAGGGCTACGCCGACCAGCTCATGAAGGATGCCGAGGACCTGAAGGGCCGCATCGCAAACCTCAAGATCACGCCGAAGGTGCTGGTGGGCGGCGCCTCCGAGCTCATCGAGGAGGTCGCCTCGAAGAAGATCTCCGGCGAGGAGGACCGCTACTCGAAGACGGACCTGTGGGACTTCCGCGCCAACCTCGACGGCGCGCAGAAGATCGTGAAGCTCCTGCACGGCGACATCGAGCGGCGCGACCCGAAGCTGCTCGCGCGCATCGACACGAACTTCGCCAAGGTCGATGCCGGCCTCGACAAGTACAAGGCCGGCGCGGGCTTCGAGAGCTACGACGCGCTGAAGACCACCGACAAGTCGGCGCTGAAGGGCCCGATCACCGCGCTCGCCGAGGATCTCGCCAAGCTGCGCGGGACGCTGGGAATCGACTGA